In the genome of Ictalurus furcatus strain D&B chromosome 13, Billie_1.0, whole genome shotgun sequence, one region contains:
- the LOC128617109 gene encoding zinc finger protein Pegasus-like, translating to MRLERMESAARPGWTMNEMKAEPLDFVRDFQEYLTQQTHHVNALSSSVNGEKSGEDLQTGVCEAEHGEMDHLASVEVRLDTDRFERTRDGKFRCRYCSYASKGQARLIEHMRTHTGEKPHRCQLCPFSSAYERQLETHMRSHTGEKPYKCELCPFRCNDRSNLSHHRRRRHKLRRLTNVTSTQTKPEPLFIAEDKPLPLSQLAANQEQDCSNDLPPSSPQQSADGYEREVKDHALTPPSQEPNTDTILSPESSPVRINAQTLFFCPHCQTYFGDNVLYTVHMGCHGYDQPFQCNVCGVHCSDKYDFACHFAQGQHRK from the exons ATGCGGCTCGAGCGCATGGAATCTGCAGCACGTCCCGGTTGGACGATGAACGAGATGAAGGCGGAGCCTCTGGACTTTGTGCGAGACTTTCAGGAGTATCTCACTCAGCAGACGCATCACGTGAACGCGCTGTCGTCGTCCGTGAACGGGGAGAAAAGTGGCGAGGATCTGCAGACAG gtgtgtgtgaggcgGAACACGGTGAGATGGATCACCTGGCGTCTGTCGAGGTGCGTCTGGACACGGACAGATTTGAGAGGACGCGAGACGGAAAGTTCCGGTGTCGTTACTGCAGTTACGCCAGCAAGGGGCAGGCCAGACTGATCGagcacatgcgcacacacacag gagAGAAGCCTCACCGTTGTCAGCTCTGTCCGTTCTCCTCGGCGTACGAGCGACAGTTGGAGACACACATGCGCTCTCACACGGGCGAGAAGCCGTATAAGTGCGAGCTCTGTCCGTTCCGCTGTAACGACCGGAGTAACCTGTCTCACCATCGCCGCCGCCGACACAAACTCCGCCGCCTGACCAACGTGACCTCCACGCAGACCAAACCCGAACCGCTGTTCATCGCAGAGGACAAacccctccctctttctcagcTGGCAGCCAATCAGGAGCAAGACTGCAGCAACGACTTGCCTCCCAGTTCGCCCCAGCAGTCTGCGGATGGCTACGAAAGGGAGGTCAAAGATCATGCTCTGACTCCGCCCTCTCAGGAGCCTAACACGGACACGATCCTGAGTCCGGAATCTTCCCCGGTGCGGATCAACGCTCAGACGCTGTTCTTCTGCCCGCATTGCCAGACGTATTTCGGGGATAACGTGCTCTACACCGTGCATATGGGTTGCCATGGTTACGACCAGCCGTTTCAGTGTAACGTCTGCGGCGTGCACTGCAGCGACAAGTACGACTTCGCCTGTCACTTCGCCCAGGGACAGCACCGCAagtga
- the acadsb gene encoding short/branched chain specific acyl-CoA dehydrogenase, mitochondrial, whose translation MAAPLLRFFGKVSRQLTQPWCSCRPFLRHGSSPAAGFPPLQTYSEEEDMMREAVRKYAQERIAPFVSQMDENSTMDPEVIRSLFEQGLMGIEINPKYGGTGSSFFSSILVIEELAKVDPSISVLCDIQNTLINTLMVKLGTEEQKEKYLPRLASDMVGSFCLSEAGSGSDAFSLKTRAEKRGGQYVINGSKMWISNAEYAGVFLVMANADPSAGYRGITCFIVDRDTEGLHIGKNENKLGLRASSTCSLVFDNVTVCEKSVLGEVGQGYKYAIGMLNEGRIGIAAQMLGLAQGCFDHTVPYTKQRVQFGKRIFDFQAMQHQISHVATQLEAARLLTYNAARLREAGQPFIKEACMAKYFSSEVATLTTSKCIEWMGGVGFTKDYPIEKYYRDCKIGTIYEGTTNIQLSTIAKYIGQEYD comes from the exons ATGGCGGCGCCCTTGCTCAGGTTCTTCGGAaag GTGAGCAGACAGCTGACGCAGCCATGGTGTTCATGCCGGCCGTTTTTGCGTCACGGCTCCTCTCCAGCAGCCGGATTTCCTCCTTTACAGACGTACTCAGAGGAGGAGGACATGATGAGGGAGGCGG TGAGGAAGTATGCTCAGGAGCGCATCGCTCCGTTTGTGTCTCAGATGGATGAAAATTCTACGATGGACCCGGAAGTGATCAGATCTCTGTTTGAGCAgggg ttgaTGGGGATTGAGATAAACCCAAAGTACGGCGGTACAggctcctccttcttctcctccatccTAGTGATTGAGGAGCTAGCGAAGGTGGACCCGTCCATATCGGTGCTGTGTGACATCCAGAACACGTTGATCAACACTCTGATGGTCAAACTGGGCACCGAGGAGCAGAAAGAGAAATACCTCCCTCGCCTCGCCTCCGACATG GTTGGGAGTTTTTGTTTATCCGAGGCCGGCTCTGGGAGCGACGCTTTCTCTCTGAAGACGCGAGCGGAGAAACGCGGAGGTCAGTACGTCATTAACGGATCAAAGATGTGGATCAGCAACGCCGAGTACGCCGGAGTGTTTCTGGTCATGGCTAATGCAGACCCCTCAGct ggtTACAGAGGGATCACGTGCTTCATCGTGGATCGGGACACTGAGGGGCTTCACATCGGCAAGAACGAGAACAAACTGGGGCTGAGAGCCTCGTCTACCTGCTCACTCGTCTTCGATAACGtcacg GTGTGTGAGAAGAGCGTCCTGGGTGAAGTGGGTCAAGGATATAAATACGCCATCGGGATGCTGAATGAAGGGAGGATCGGTATCGCAGCACAG ATGCTGGGTTTAGCTCAGGGTTGTTTCGATCACACCGTTCCCTACACCAAGCAGAGGGTCCAGTTCGGAAAACGCATCTTTGACTTCCag GCGATGCAGCATCAGATTTCTCACGTGGCGACTCAGCTGGAAGCGGCGAGGCTGCTCACTTATAACGCCGCGAGGCTGAGGGAGGCGGGGCAACCCTTCATTAAAGAGGCCTGCATGGCCAAGTACTTCTCCTCAGag GTGGCGACGTTAACCACGTCGAAGTGTATCGAGTGGATGGGAGGCGTCGGCTTCACCAAGGACTATCCTATAGAGAAATACTACAGAGACTGTAAGATAG GAACCATCTATGAGGGAACGACCAACATACAGCTGAGCACAATAGCAAAGTACATCGGGCAGGAGTacgactga
- the LOC128617105 gene encoding legumain-like isoform X2 — MASRGKQWVLLAAGSKGWKDYSVQANVCHAYQVAHQNGVPDEQIVVMMYDDIAYNEQNPTPGNIINVPNGPNVYPGVLKDYTGEEVSAENFLSVLCGDSEAVKKTGRKKVIQSGENDSIFIYLSDHGNRGIFHFPNSTLYAHDLINTVKAMSKSRTFSKMVIYLEACHSGSMLDQLSDSNVYAVSSCNPDEYTYACFFDKKRNTFLSDIFTFNWLQHMDTVKLTVTSFGEQFSYLQKHVSKDARKAGVTETPCNYGDKGMLKVMLSEFFGDSPRFVSETYTSQILNVQVSDVVDTTEVPLIIQENRIKNEQDPEKRQALERQYDDLKRKRKTVDEALQKIAERTNASRALTEKREVTRTYELKLVAEHFRKNLFNWEAEPFVVTRAHLQVLVNLCECGLEVESITEAITHASQEITF; from the exons ATGGCCAGCAGGGGCAAACAGTGGGTTCTCCTGGCAGCAGGTTCTAAAGGTTGGAAAGACTACAGTGTCCAG GCCAACGTGTGCCACGCTTACCAGGTCGCTCACCAGAACGGCGTTCCAGATGAGCAGATTGtggtgatgatgtatgatgatatCGCTTACAATGAACA AAATCCCACTCCTGGAAACATAATTAACGTACCAAATGGCCCAAATGTTTACCCTGGGGTTCTGAAGGACTACACTGGAGAG GAGGTATCAGCGGAGAACTTCCTGTCTGTACTGTGTGGAGATTCGGAGGCTGTcaagaaaacaggaagaaaaaaagtcatacaAAG tgGTGAAAATGATTCTATCTTCATCTACTTATCAGACCATGGAAATAGAGGAATCTTTCACTTTCCTAATTCTACA CTTTATGCACATGATCTCATTAACACAGTGAAGGCGATGTCAAAGAGTCGCACGTTTTCAAAG ATGGTCATTTATTTGGAAGCGTGTCATTCTGGATCAATGCTGGATCAGCTGTCTGACAGCAACG TGTATGCAGTTTCTTCGTGCAATCCTGATGAATATACCTACGCTTGTTTCTTCGACAAGAAAAGAAATACCTTTCTTTCTGATATCTTCACCTTTAACTGGCTGCAGCACATGGACACG GTAAAACTTACAGTGACGTCGTTTGGAGAGCAGTTTTCCTACCTGCAGAAACACGTGAGTAAAGACGCGAGGAAGGCAGGAGTGACTGAGACGCCATGTAACTATGGGGACAAG GGAATGCTGAAGGTAATGTTGAGTGAATTTTTTGGAGATTCCCCTCGCTTTGTCAGCGAGACCTACACGTCCCAGATCCTGAACGTTCAAGTGTCCGATGTGGTGGACACTACAGAAGTTCCACTGATAATCCAAGAAAACAGGATTAAAAACGAACAGGACCCGGAAAAGAGACAGGCCCTGGAAAGACAATATGATGATCTTAAAAGA AAGAGGAAGACAGTGGATGAAGCGCTGCAGAAGATTGCTGAGCGCACAAACGCTTCACGAGCTCTGACTGAAAAGCGTGAGGTGACTCGGACGTACGAACTCAAACTCGTGGCTGAGCATTTCAGGAAAAATCTCTTCAACTGGGAAGCGGAGCCG ttTGTTGTCACTCGTGCACACCTGCAGGTTTTAGTGaatctgtgtgagtgtgggttGGAGGTTGAGAG CATCACTGAAGCCATCACTCACGCGAGCCAGGAGATCACTTTCTGA
- the LOC128617105 gene encoding legumain-like isoform X1: MASRGKQWVLLAAGSKGWKDYSVQANVCHAYQVAHQNGVPDEQIVVMMYDDIAYNEQNPTPGNIINVPNGPNVYPGVLKDYTGEEVSAENFLSVLCGDSEAVKKTGRKKVIQSGENDSIFIYLSDHGNRGIFHFPNSTLYAHDLINTVKAMSKSRTFSKMVIYLEACHSGSMLDQLSDSNVYAVSSCNPDEYTYACFFDKKRNTFLSDIFTFNWLQHMDTVKLTVTSFGEQFSYLQKHVSKDARKAGVTETPCNYGDKGMLKVMLSEFFGDSPRFVSETYTSQILNVQVSDVVDTTEVPLIIQENRIKNEQDPEKRQALERQYDDLKRKRKTVDEALQKIAERTNASRALTEKREVTRTYELKLVAEHFRKNLFNWEAEPFVVTRAHLQVLVNLCECGLEVERYGISFTFSVFVLELNTSSRFSLYF, from the exons ATGGCCAGCAGGGGCAAACAGTGGGTTCTCCTGGCAGCAGGTTCTAAAGGTTGGAAAGACTACAGTGTCCAG GCCAACGTGTGCCACGCTTACCAGGTCGCTCACCAGAACGGCGTTCCAGATGAGCAGATTGtggtgatgatgtatgatgatatCGCTTACAATGAACA AAATCCCACTCCTGGAAACATAATTAACGTACCAAATGGCCCAAATGTTTACCCTGGGGTTCTGAAGGACTACACTGGAGAG GAGGTATCAGCGGAGAACTTCCTGTCTGTACTGTGTGGAGATTCGGAGGCTGTcaagaaaacaggaagaaaaaaagtcatacaAAG tgGTGAAAATGATTCTATCTTCATCTACTTATCAGACCATGGAAATAGAGGAATCTTTCACTTTCCTAATTCTACA CTTTATGCACATGATCTCATTAACACAGTGAAGGCGATGTCAAAGAGTCGCACGTTTTCAAAG ATGGTCATTTATTTGGAAGCGTGTCATTCTGGATCAATGCTGGATCAGCTGTCTGACAGCAACG TGTATGCAGTTTCTTCGTGCAATCCTGATGAATATACCTACGCTTGTTTCTTCGACAAGAAAAGAAATACCTTTCTTTCTGATATCTTCACCTTTAACTGGCTGCAGCACATGGACACG GTAAAACTTACAGTGACGTCGTTTGGAGAGCAGTTTTCCTACCTGCAGAAACACGTGAGTAAAGACGCGAGGAAGGCAGGAGTGACTGAGACGCCATGTAACTATGGGGACAAG GGAATGCTGAAGGTAATGTTGAGTGAATTTTTTGGAGATTCCCCTCGCTTTGTCAGCGAGACCTACACGTCCCAGATCCTGAACGTTCAAGTGTCCGATGTGGTGGACACTACAGAAGTTCCACTGATAATCCAAGAAAACAGGATTAAAAACGAACAGGACCCGGAAAAGAGACAGGCCCTGGAAAGACAATATGATGATCTTAAAAGA AAGAGGAAGACAGTGGATGAAGCGCTGCAGAAGATTGCTGAGCGCACAAACGCTTCACGAGCTCTGACTGAAAAGCGTGAGGTGACTCGGACGTACGAACTCAAACTCGTGGCTGAGCATTTCAGGAAAAATCTCTTCAACTGGGAAGCGGAGCCG ttTGTTGTCACTCGTGCACACCTGCAGGTTTTAGTGaatctgtgtgagtgtgggttGGAGGTTGAGAGGTATGGGATTAGTTTCACTTTTTCAGTGTTTGTTCTGGAATTAAACACGTCCAGTCGTTTCTCATTGTAtttctga